A single window of Deltaproteobacteria bacterium DNA harbors:
- a CDS encoding phosphoribosylaminoimidazolesuccinocarboxamide synthase has protein sequence MEPALMETDFPDLKLVKRGKVRDMYDLGDTLLMVMSDRISAFDVIMPNPVPGKGKVLTQISLFWFEAMRPLIDNHLVSSDVEAYPAECRPYAEDLFERSMIVRKAEPLPIECVVRGYISGSGWKSYRENGDICGIKLPEGLTESDRLPEPIFTPSTKEELGQHDINIDFAAAAELVGGDMAERVKRLSIDIYKKGAAMADEKGIIIADTKFEFGLIDGELILIDEVLTPDSSRFWPKDEYAPGGPQKSYDKQYLRDYLLSIEWDRNPPAPSLPDNVIDNTIKKYREALTQLTGR, from the coding sequence ATGGAACCTGCTTTAATGGAAACGGATTTCCCGGACTTGAAGTTAGTGAAAAGAGGCAAAGTGAGAGATATGTACGATCTCGGAGACACCCTGTTGATGGTCATGTCGGACAGGATTTCGGCTTTTGATGTCATCATGCCGAATCCCGTGCCCGGAAAAGGCAAGGTGCTGACCCAGATATCCCTGTTCTGGTTCGAAGCCATGCGGCCCCTGATCGACAACCATCTCGTCTCCAGTGACGTCGAAGCGTACCCTGCTGAGTGCCGGCCCTATGCCGAGGATCTGTTTGAAAGGAGCATGATCGTCCGCAAGGCCGAACCGCTGCCCATCGAGTGTGTCGTTCGTGGATACATCAGCGGATCCGGCTGGAAATCCTACCGGGAAAACGGAGACATCTGCGGCATAAAGCTTCCCGAAGGCCTGACTGAATCGGACAGGCTTCCGGAGCCGATATTCACGCCGTCCACCAAGGAGGAGCTGGGCCAGCATGACATCAATATCGATTTTGCGGCCGCTGCCGAACTGGTAGGCGGAGACATGGCCGAGCGCGTCAAAAGACTCAGCATCGACATCTACAAAAAGGGCGCGGCAATGGCCGACGAAAAGGGTATTATCATTGCGGACACGAAGTTTGAATTCGGCCTGATAGACGGCGAACTGATTCTCATCGACGAGGTGCTCACGCCGGATTCATCCAGGTTCTGGCCCAAGGATGAATACGCTCCGGGCGGCCCTCAGAAAAGCTATGACAAACAGTACCTGCGAGACTACCTGCTTTCCATCGAATGGGACAGGAATCCGCCGGCGCCTTCACTGCCTGATAATGTCATCGATAACACCATTAAAAAATATCGAGAAGCGTTGACCCAGCTGACAGGCAGATAA
- a CDS encoding PilZ domain-containing protein, with translation MQMEENRKYKRIDSTNLLNYVCLDEEGEAFAQGMGRTLNVSESGILLETHAPLDPKTVVSLTIGMEEELVDLKGTTVYSKRNEEGSYETGIEFLEIQTAELEALQKFIEDFEK, from the coding sequence ATGCAAATGGAAGAGAACAGAAAGTACAAACGCATAGATTCGACAAACCTGTTGAATTATGTCTGCCTTGACGAGGAAGGTGAAGCGTTTGCCCAGGGCATGGGCAGAACGTTGAACGTGTCCGAATCCGGCATTCTGCTGGAAACCCACGCTCCCCTCGATCCCAAGACCGTCGTTTCCCTTACCATCGGCATGGAAGAGGAACTTGTCGACCTTAAAGGCACGACCGTATACTCGAAACGGAACGAGGAAGGCAGCTATGAAACAGGTATTGAATTTTTAGAAATTCAGACTGCCGAATTGGAGGCCCTGCAGAAATTTATCGAGGATTTTGAAAAATAA
- a CDS encoding cyclic nucleotide-binding domain-containing protein, which translates to MENTTVLKGNLKFLNLGDIMQLLGSNGSSGILRIHSPYSPEPGVVYIEKGNPINASAGVLAGLDGLYSLFGWTEGEFEFSEERISVEKAINRSRMGIILDSLKMLDDGDIVRLGQETSRGDSQGEIIDDSGLPRISGPMVDYTYVVDEEGFYDGETIIEEGKHGNWIWVILEGVIEIIKETPKGPLSIIRVSNGSFVGSLSSFLVKDHARNASARSVGNVQLGVLDSQRLSQEYARMSPEFRAIIMSLDKRLKQVTNRVVAYHNKGIDIEAFIKDRQKVMRQGDVENRLFRIQRGIVNIVQQDNDRYLPLVSLGRDDYFGAFPFIDMGHEPGKAAVLASKDLKVVSVDADECQAEYESISSTFKNIIENVATCISVTTGVAQRMQSKG; encoded by the coding sequence ATGGAAAACACCACCGTTCTCAAAGGCAATCTCAAATTTCTCAATCTTGGTGATATCATGCAGCTGCTGGGCAGCAACGGCAGTTCCGGTATCCTCAGGATCCACAGCCCGTATTCACCGGAACCGGGAGTCGTTTATATTGAAAAAGGCAACCCCATCAATGCGTCCGCCGGTGTGCTGGCCGGACTTGACGGTCTCTACTCGCTGTTCGGCTGGACGGAAGGAGAATTCGAGTTCAGCGAAGAACGCATTTCCGTAGAAAAGGCGATCAACCGCAGCCGCATGGGGATCATTCTCGACAGCCTTAAAATGCTTGACGACGGCGACATCGTGCGACTGGGACAGGAAACCTCCAGGGGGGACAGCCAGGGGGAAATCATTGACGACAGCGGCTTGCCCAGGATCAGTGGCCCCATGGTCGATTACACGTACGTGGTCGACGAGGAAGGTTTCTACGATGGAGAGACCATCATCGAGGAGGGCAAACACGGCAACTGGATCTGGGTCATCCTCGAGGGTGTCATAGAAATCATCAAAGAGACCCCCAAAGGACCGCTGAGCATTATCCGGGTCAGCAACGGTTCCTTCGTGGGCAGTTTGTCCTCCTTCCTGGTCAAAGATCATGCGCGCAATGCCTCGGCACGATCCGTGGGAAACGTCCAGCTGGGTGTTCTCGATTCCCAGCGTTTGTCCCAGGAATACGCCAGGATGTCGCCCGAATTTCGTGCGATCATTATGAGCCTGGACAAACGTTTGAAGCAGGTTACCAACCGGGTGGTGGCGTACCACAACAAGGGCATCGACATAGAGGCGTTTATCAAAGACAGGCAAAAGGTCATGCGCCAGGGCGATGTGGAAAACAGGTTGTTCCGGATACAGCGGGGAATTGTCAACATCGTTCAGCAGGACAATGACCGTTACCTGCCGCTTGTCAGCCTCGGCCGGGACGATTATTTCGGCGCTTTCCCCTTTATCGATATGGGACATGAACCGGGAAAGGCGGCCGTTCTGGCTTCCAAGGATCTCAAGGTGGTGTCCGTCGATGCGGACGAATGCCAGGCGGAATACGAAAGTATTTCAAGCACATTCAAGAACATTATCGAGAATGTGGCCACGTGCATATCGGTAACAACGGGTGTCGCTCAAAGGATGCAGTCCAAGGGCTGA
- a CDS encoding GTPase domain-containing protein, giving the protein MAIFNLKKREIECKIVYYGPGRGGKTTNLEYIFKTFRKQVTGEMVSINTEGDRTLFFDFLPMGLGKIKGCEIKVQLYTVPGQVQYSSTRKLVLRGVDGVVFVADSLEVRREKNMISLKDLQGNLKEYGLNIFKVPLVLQYNKRDLGDQGIPIMPVEKMDLDLNRQLKVPSFPGSALKGDGVGVALKECMKLTLKSLQKELKWAQ; this is encoded by the coding sequence ATGGCTATATTCAATTTGAAAAAACGCGAGATAGAGTGCAAGATTGTCTACTACGGTCCGGGCCGCGGTGGAAAGACCACCAATCTTGAGTATATATTCAAAACATTCAGAAAACAGGTCACCGGTGAAATGGTGTCCATCAACACCGAGGGCGACCGGACCCTTTTCTTCGACTTCCTGCCCATGGGGCTTGGCAAAATCAAAGGGTGTGAAATCAAGGTCCAACTCTACACCGTTCCCGGGCAGGTGCAATACAGCTCGACGCGAAAACTGGTGCTCAGAGGCGTCGACGGCGTTGTTTTTGTGGCGGATTCCCTGGAAGTGCGGCGTGAAAAAAATATGATTTCCCTGAAGGACCTGCAGGGAAATCTGAAGGAATACGGGCTGAACATATTCAAGGTGCCGCTGGTCCTGCAGTACAATAAACGCGACCTGGGTGACCAGGGAATACCGATCATGCCTGTCGAAAAGATGGATCTTGACCTCAACAGGCAGCTGAAGGTTCCTTCATTTCCCGGCAGCGCCTTGAAAGGCGACGGTGTGGGCGTAGCCCTCAAAGAGTGTATGAAACTTACGCTGAAATCACTTCAAAAAGAATTGAAATGGGCCCAATAA
- the mdh gene encoding malate dehydrogenase — protein sequence MDKKVSVVGAGNVGATVAQRLAEKELCDVVLVDIVEGVPQGKALDLTEAAPVEKHDAKLTGTNGYDETAGSDIVIITAGIPRKPGMSRDDLISTNAGIMKSVTKEIAARSPEAVLIVVSNPLDAMCHVAYEASGFPKNRVIGMAGVLDSARFRAFIAMELNVSVENTHAFVLGGHGDTMVPLPRYSTVAGIPITELMPEERIKALVERTANGGAEIVGLLKTGSAYYAPASAAVEMAESILKDKKKILPCAAYLDGQYGFKDLFIGVPVKLGSRGVEDIIEIELTEEEKAALKKSADAVQGLKEDLKKLS from the coding sequence ATGGATAAAAAAGTTTCCGTTGTTGGTGCTGGAAATGTGGGAGCGACTGTCGCCCAACGGCTGGCTGAAAAAGAACTGTGCGATGTTGTTCTGGTGGATATCGTCGAAGGTGTTCCCCAGGGAAAGGCGCTGGACCTTACCGAGGCTGCTCCCGTGGAGAAGCATGACGCCAAGTTGACCGGCACCAATGGGTACGACGAAACCGCCGGTTCCGATATCGTCATCATTACCGCCGGCATACCGAGAAAACCGGGAATGAGCAGAGACGACCTGATCAGTACCAACGCCGGCATTATGAAATCCGTCACCAAAGAAATTGCCGCCCGTTCACCGGAAGCCGTTCTCATTGTCGTCAGCAACCCCCTGGATGCCATGTGCCACGTGGCTTATGAAGCCAGCGGGTTCCCCAAGAACAGGGTGATCGGCATGGCCGGTGTACTGGATTCCGCCCGTTTCAGAGCGTTTATCGCCATGGAACTGAATGTGTCGGTCGAAAATACGCATGCCTTCGTTCTGGGCGGACATGGCGACACCATGGTGCCCCTGCCGCGTTACTCGACGGTCGCCGGCATCCCCATCACGGAACTGATGCCGGAAGAGCGAATCAAAGCCCTGGTGGAGAGAACCGCCAACGGGGGGGCCGAAATCGTCGGCCTGCTTAAGACAGGCAGCGCCTATTACGCGCCGGCATCCGCCGCGGTCGAAATGGCGGAATCCATTCTGAAAGACAAGAAGAAAATTCTTCCCTGTGCCGCCTATCTTGACGGCCAATACGGCTTCAAGGACCTTTTTATCGGTGTACCCGTAAAGCTTGGCAGCAGGGGCGTCGAAGATATCATCGAAATCGAACTGACCGAGGAGGAAAAAGCCGCCTTGAAAAAGTCGGCCGATGCGGTACAGGGTCTCAAGGAAGATCTTAAGAAACTATCCTAA
- the uvrC gene encoding excinuclease ABC subunit UvrC: MTDDQDTLSDTIQDLLRQVPRRPGVYLMKNAGNRVLYVGKAANLRKRLPAYFRKSGPSDPKTRALVDNIASFETVVTATEKEALILEANLIRRYKPRYNVVLKDDKRYPLLRLNLQHPYPNLQIVRRINRDGAKYFGPYASAGAVRQTLKIVNRTFMLRKCKDKEFNIRHRPCLHFQMQACMAPCCMQVSKIRYKNLVDEVVLFLNGRTPDLVRRLKEDMACAARERRFEEAAVLRDKIFALEKTLEKQAIVSTDLKDRDVIAVCEGEGTFVIMLLFVRGGVILGGRHFEFEETVSTEPEVLETFIGQYYQRAHYIPPEVLISCPLEKDNSVAAMLGGLRGGKVTVHCPLRGEKRRLMQLAGENAAAKLADFLNAAVAEQDILARLQQRLGLRHFPDRIECFDNSSIYGDAPVSGMVVFNKGQPSKRNYRSFKIKTPKRNDDYAYMAEVLTRRFTGSTSRDPFPDLLMVDGGKGQLNIAVDVLGGLGLAGAFDVIGIAKMDRDRGETVDKIYKPGRMNPVVFRQDRDALLFLQKIRDEAHRFAIGFHRRRRGRDFMASVLDDIEGVGRQRKRLLLRRFGSVQGIREASLEEIAGVPGVPGKVARNVKERLSK, translated from the coding sequence ATGACAGACGATCAAGACACGCTCAGCGACACAATTCAGGATCTGCTGCGGCAAGTCCCCCGGCGCCCGGGCGTCTATCTCATGAAGAATGCGGGCAACCGGGTACTGTATGTGGGCAAAGCCGCCAATCTGAGAAAGCGGCTGCCCGCCTATTTCAGGAAGTCGGGGCCGAGCGACCCCAAAACGCGGGCCCTCGTGGACAACATCGCCTCGTTCGAAACAGTGGTGACGGCAACGGAGAAAGAGGCGCTCATCCTCGAAGCCAACCTGATCAGAAGGTACAAACCGCGCTACAATGTCGTCTTGAAGGACGACAAACGCTATCCGCTGCTGCGTTTGAACCTGCAGCATCCCTATCCCAACCTCCAGATCGTGCGTCGCATAAACAGGGACGGCGCAAAATATTTCGGGCCATACGCTTCTGCCGGTGCGGTACGCCAGACGCTTAAAATCGTCAATCGGACCTTCATGCTCCGGAAATGCAAAGACAAAGAGTTCAACATCAGGCACCGCCCCTGCCTCCATTTTCAAATGCAGGCCTGCATGGCGCCCTGCTGCATGCAGGTCTCTAAGATTCGTTATAAAAACCTGGTGGATGAGGTCGTTCTTTTTCTGAACGGAAGAACACCCGACCTGGTCCGAAGGTTGAAGGAAGATATGGCGTGCGCTGCCCGTGAACGGCGCTTCGAGGAAGCGGCGGTTTTGCGCGACAAAATATTCGCTCTTGAAAAAACGCTGGAAAAACAGGCCATCGTTTCCACCGACCTGAAGGACAGGGACGTGATCGCCGTCTGCGAGGGTGAAGGAACATTCGTCATCATGCTGCTCTTCGTTCGCGGGGGGGTTATCCTGGGGGGAAGGCATTTCGAATTCGAAGAAACCGTGTCCACCGAGCCGGAAGTGCTGGAAACCTTCATCGGGCAGTATTACCAGAGGGCCCATTACATCCCACCCGAAGTGCTGATCTCGTGTCCGCTGGAAAAGGATAACTCGGTCGCAGCGATGCTCGGCGGGCTCAGGGGCGGAAAGGTGACGGTCCACTGCCCCCTGAGAGGCGAAAAACGGCGGTTGATGCAACTGGCCGGGGAGAATGCAGCCGCGAAACTGGCGGATTTCCTGAATGCCGCCGTTGCGGAGCAGGATATTCTCGCCCGACTTCAGCAACGCCTCGGTCTGAGACATTTCCCCGACCGCATTGAATGTTTCGACAACTCAAGCATTTACGGAGACGCGCCCGTGTCGGGAATGGTTGTTTTCAATAAGGGTCAACCGTCGAAACGGAATTACCGTTCATTCAAGATCAAGACCCCCAAACGGAACGACGACTATGCCTACATGGCGGAGGTGCTCACCCGGCGGTTCACAGGCAGTACGAGCCGGGACCCGTTTCCGGACCTGTTGATGGTAGACGGCGGGAAAGGGCAGCTCAACATCGCCGTTGACGTCCTCGGCGGCCTGGGGTTGGCGGGGGCTTTCGATGTCATCGGCATCGCCAAAATGGACAGGGACCGGGGGGAGACGGTCGATAAAATTTACAAGCCCGGGCGCATGAACCCGGTCGTTTTCAGGCAGGACCGCGACGCATTGCTTTTTCTGCAGAAAATACGGGATGAAGCCCACCGTTTTGCCATCGGTTTCCACCGTAGGCGCCGCGGAAGGGACTTCATGGCGTCCGTCCTGGACGACATCGAGGGCGTGGGCAGACAACGCAAGCGCCTGCTGCTGCGCCGCTTCGGCTCGGTGCAAGGCATCCGGGAGGCCAGCCTGGAGGAAATCGCAGGCGTTCCCGGCGTCCCCGGGAAAGTGGCCCGTAACGTGAAAGAGAGGCTTTCAAAATAA
- the uvrB gene encoding excinuclease ABC subunit UvrB, with protein MPSAFKIVSDFTPQGDQPQAIDKLSRNIHNGKRCQVLLGVTGSGKTFSMAQVISRVNLPTLVIAPNKTLAAQLYNEFKLLFPENAVEFFVSYYDYYQPEAYIPSSDTYIQKDSSINEMIDKLRHSATRSVLTRQDVIVVASVSCIFGLGEPEDYLSMRVEIEEGSELVREKLLGDLVAMQYERNDIDFHRGTFRVRGDRVEIFPAYEENRALRVDFFGDLVESIAEIDALKGSLKRHLKRMVLFPASHYVSQARTRRRAVGTILEELKERVALFRENRKLIEAQRIEERTNFDLEMLQEIGYCNGIENYSRHFTGRLPGDPPPTLMDYFSGKFLIFIDESHIAVPQLRAMYKGDRSRKQTLVEYGFRLPSALDNRPLKFEEIEARMQQVVYVSATPADYELGRRGVAVVEQIVRPTGLLDPEIQVRKAASQVDDLLNEIRGRERAGERVLVTTLTKRMAEDLCEYYADLAVKVRYLHADINTMERMEIIRDLRNGEFDVLIGINLLREGLDIPEVSLVAILDADKEGFLRSTRSLVQTCGRAARNVNGTVIMYADDITPSMQLAIDETKRRRQIQQAYNIRHDITPETIKKEVSEIFESVYEADYVTVDKVAEPKTIYEDLDDVEGIVEALEKEMAAAAAALAFERAALLRDRIAELRQAGKKIRR; from the coding sequence ATGCCGTCCGCTTTTAAAATTGTTTCCGATTTTACGCCGCAGGGCGATCAGCCGCAAGCCATCGACAAGCTCAGCCGCAACATTCATAATGGAAAACGGTGCCAGGTGCTCCTTGGCGTAACCGGTTCGGGCAAGACCTTTTCCATGGCTCAGGTCATCAGCCGGGTGAACCTGCCGACGCTCGTCATCGCGCCCAACAAAACCCTGGCGGCACAGTTGTACAACGAGTTCAAATTGTTATTTCCCGAAAATGCGGTCGAGTTTTTCGTGTCGTACTACGACTATTACCAGCCCGAGGCCTACATTCCATCCAGCGACACGTATATCCAGAAAGATTCATCCATCAACGAAATGATCGACAAGCTGAGGCACTCGGCCACCCGTTCGGTGCTCACCCGGCAGGACGTCATCGTGGTTGCCAGCGTTTCCTGCATTTTCGGACTGGGAGAGCCCGAGGACTATCTTTCCATGCGCGTGGAAATCGAGGAAGGTTCGGAGCTGGTTCGCGAAAAGCTGCTGGGCGACCTTGTCGCCATGCAGTATGAAAGAAACGACATTGATTTTCACCGCGGAACGTTCAGGGTAAGGGGCGACCGGGTGGAAATCTTTCCCGCCTATGAGGAAAACAGGGCCCTGCGTGTCGATTTTTTCGGTGATCTGGTGGAATCGATAGCGGAAATCGACGCGCTGAAAGGCAGCTTGAAAAGGCATCTGAAACGCATGGTGCTATTTCCGGCAAGCCACTACGTTTCCCAGGCCAGAACGCGCCGGCGTGCCGTAGGCACTATCCTGGAGGAGCTCAAGGAACGCGTCGCCCTTTTTCGCGAAAACCGTAAACTGATCGAAGCGCAACGCATAGAAGAGCGCACGAATTTCGATCTCGAGATGCTGCAGGAGATCGGCTACTGCAATGGAATAGAGAACTATTCACGCCACTTCACGGGTCGCCTGCCCGGGGACCCCCCCCCCACGCTGATGGATTACTTCAGCGGCAAATTTCTCATATTCATCGATGAGAGTCACATTGCCGTGCCCCAGTTGCGTGCTATGTACAAGGGTGACCGCTCACGGAAACAGACGCTGGTGGAATACGGCTTTCGCCTCCCTTCCGCACTCGACAACCGTCCGCTCAAGTTTGAAGAGATCGAGGCGCGCATGCAGCAGGTGGTGTACGTTTCGGCAACTCCCGCCGATTACGAACTGGGCAGAAGAGGGGTGGCCGTGGTCGAGCAGATCGTTCGTCCGACAGGCCTCCTCGACCCGGAAATCCAGGTTCGCAAGGCGGCAAGCCAGGTGGACGATCTCCTGAACGAGATACGCGGCCGGGAGCGCGCCGGGGAAAGGGTCCTGGTGACGACGCTTACCAAACGTATGGCCGAAGACCTTTGTGAATACTATGCCGATCTGGCCGTAAAGGTCCGGTATCTGCATGCCGACATCAACACCATGGAGCGCATGGAAATTATCAGGGATCTGCGCAACGGTGAGTTCGATGTGCTCATCGGCATCAATTTGCTGCGGGAAGGTCTGGACATCCCGGAGGTGTCGCTGGTAGCGATCCTGGACGCCGACAAGGAAGGTTTCCTGCGCTCCACGAGGTCGCTGGTGCAGACCTGCGGCAGAGCGGCCAGAAACGTGAACGGCACGGTGATCATGTACGCCGATGACATTACCCCTTCCATGCAGCTCGCCATCGATGAAACCAAACGGCGGCGCCAAATTCAGCAGGCCTACAACATCCGCCACGACATAACGCCGGAAACCATCAAGAAAGAGGTGTCCGAAATTTTCGAATCCGTTTACGAAGCCGACTACGTAACGGTCGACAAGGTGGCGGAACCGAAGACGATTTATGAAGACCTCGACGACGTGGAGGGCATTGTCGAGGCACTGGAAAAGGAGATGGCGGCGGCGGCGGCGGCGCTGGCCTTCGAGCGCGCCGCTTTGCTGAGAGACCGCATCGCGGAGCTTCGGCAAGCGGGGAAGAAGATCAGAAGGTAA